DNA sequence from the Leopardus geoffroyi isolate Oge1 chromosome A3, O.geoffroyi_Oge1_pat1.0, whole genome shotgun sequence genome:
ATGCACCAGGTCTCTTAATCTATAAggctccccttcttttttttccctcgaAGTCTGTCGAGGAAGCCATCGTGTGTTTTGAGTGTTTACTGAATTCATCTCCCTGATGTCTCCCGCACTGTTTGTGAGTTGGCATTTAAATCCCGAGGCTCGATCCAATTCAGATCCTGTATTATGGCAAGACTATGTCACAGGTGGTGGTGTGGACTTCTGTCAGAAAGcatgtaatgtttttctttttgtgatgttaCCATCCTCACCTGCTAATACCTGCTTGCCCCAAGTACTTTGGGTTTATACCTGGAGGTGTAGCATTTATTGTTATTCCAAATTTTGTCTGTGTTCTTATTGATGGAGTGGGGTGGACgaggatgagaaaagaaagaacagagatggGTGGAATGAGCAGCTTTTTGCCAGTTTTGTGTCTTCTGCACCATCACTCGTCTCTCCCTTCAGGGATTTGGTTTTTCTTGACAGGATGCCagtttgttttttgaatgaaCCTTATGATTCTTCTCCAGGTTGTTAAACTCCTATGGAATGaagccagaaaaaataaatttgctttcttgttttgATAACACACCAAGCTAATAGTTAATAGAAATTTCTGAACAGGCAGGAAGACAGTAGCACCATTCCCTGAGCTCCCCTGACCCCGCcagccaagggaaaaaaaaaaaaagattagtaaacATAGAAAATGTAGTTTTCTATCATTGTTTCAAGCTCAAAGAATAGACTTACCTAGTAGGTTTCAAAAAGTATTCATCAGCAACAGAAATATTGGGCCATCTAGTCTCCTTTGCACATCCAGCCTGAAAAGCACTGACTATGTTTGTAGCAAATGTAGTATCTGCGTCTTAACGAAGGCAGGACAGAACACCTGCCAACATTTGGTAGAAGGTGGTCAGCGTGCCTGAATGAACCTTATTTCCTTACAGTTCTGAAAATCTTCTAGGATCTCATGAATTTACAATGAATTCTgtcatttcagattttttccatcaaatatatcttttaacttcaatttattttttaaaataataggtcactgaaccattttgaaaaagtatttgcaatTTTTGCATTCCTGTCACTCTGAATGGTTtacaacattttgttttcatatccCAAAGTGCAGTGTTAGCCATAAACCTAACTTccaaatgtattattattattattttttatttttgctaaagtGTGCAAATGCAAAAAATCCACATTTGTGTTAGGTAATTAAATTCTAGTATGATAAATACTATCATTACTAAAATCTCATTACTAAAGAGATTTATCTAGTATGATAAATACTATCATTActaaaattgtgaaaataaatttcGGCTTTAACTGTTAGCCCGTGTGTTTAAAATATGAAGCAATTTCCACATGAAAAGTACATTTTTAGAATTTGTTGTAATGAGATCTAATTCTGAACCAAACATTTTACGGACCTCTGAATATAAGAAATTTGTAACAAAgttttaaagcttaaaaatggAATGACTAAAACCTTCCTGGAGTCCTGaggctgcatttttaaaaagaaaccctttACTGGACGGCAGTTCACTGAGTATCGTAACAGAGATAGTTGTAGGGAGCGTGCCCTTTTGTTCCCCAGGTTTCAGCAATGGTGCTGGTGGCATCCAGAGTATTCTCGCACTCAGTCTCTGTCATAGTTCATGGAAACAGAAGTTTTCTCATGTTGCAGTGTTTCTGTCCATAGTTAGTGAACTTAGACTTTGAAGGAGACCCCCGTGAGGACCTCTGGTGGAAGCCGTGGTTGCAGTGCCTGTCAGATCTCAAGGATCTCGATATTAAGAGAATGTCACTTTTAATATCACTGACTGCAGCCACAGTGTTTTCTGAGGACTGTACTTTGCACCGTGGGGCATCACAAGGAAATGAGAGCTGAGTGTAGCCTGTGCCTTTTCTATTTGGCTCAAATTTGAGAATTcccttggaaaaaaagaaaggaaaacagaattgtCTCGGACACGGAGCAGCGTCCGTTAATGTTCTCTGTGCAAGTGACTCctctggcaggggaggggtgacCCGCTGAGTTGGTGGCTGGTCTGGCTGCCTCGGCTAAGCCCTTAAAGAAAGTCTGCTCACTCAGAGCCCCTTGGGCAGCCTCTGGAGGCTTCAGAAGCAGAGCCGATTCTGCACACGGGACCCCCAGAGCCCTGGGGGCTGATGCCCTCCTAGCAGAAGGCCCGTGTGGCCTTGGGGGCGATCCCACCTAAGATGGGAGGGAAGGCAGCTTTGTCCTGAGAAGCCCTCCCTGGGGGACAGCATACTGAATTTCCAGTCAGGGTcaacttgtatttctttattgGTGAAAAATGATTAGAAATCTCATTTTTGGGGGGATCTCTTAAAAATTTGAGAGTAACACTGATGATTCAATCTGCCGTATGTCTGTTGCAGACTGGAACTTTAGGCTGGCTTTTCCTCCTTGCTCAGCATGTCGTCTTTGCCCTGCTGGTATGTGCTGAGAAAATGAACAACGATTTTAATATTACATTCTGCAAAACAAGTAGTCAGTGAACAGGGTCTCTGAACATACTATGAAATTAATGTGTTTTTTCAGACTGACCAGGTAGCGCTACCTCCCTACAACGTAGATAACGGGATTAAACAAAAACTGATTCCACTGCTTTATTTCTTCGCATTTCCTTTCTTCAGCATGGTGTTCCAGTGTAGATACTGCATGTTATAGGCGATGAAGTTTGACAATACCCAAAAGAGAGTGAAAGTGGAAGCGGGAGGCATTTGGTAACACACGTTTTTAATGCGAACTTCTTGTTTAAAGCAAATGCAGCCCTGAGGATTTGGCTACTGCGTATAACAACAGGGGGCAAATCAAGTACTTGAGGGTTGATTTTTATGAAGCCATGGATGACTACACATCTGCCATACAAGTCCAGCCCACGTTCGAAGTTCCGTATTACAACAGAGGGTTGATATTGTATAGGCTGGGTaagaattttttcccccttttgtcttTGACTATATTCTGTGAATTCAGAGCTCTCAGATGCTGTGAAACTAATGTAGTAAACACCAAGTCTCCAATTTATGTTAAAATTgaggcttagagcctggaacaaAGAAAGCATTTATTCTGGGCTTTTGGTGGGCTTTACAGACCGCAGTggagccctggggtggggatTGGACCTAGGCCGGGTGAGGGTGAGCCTGTCACTGGGCGCCTGTGCCTTCCCAACTGCTACTTGAGGGCAGTGCTGACGGCCACCTGGGAAACTTGTCTgagttaaaatctatttttttttaatgtttatttatttttgagagagagagagagagagagagagagagagtgtgcaagtgatgcagggggagagaggaggggacaaaggatccaaagcaggctgtgcgcCATGgacagcagagcccgatgtggggctcaaactggtgaactgcgagatcatgacctgaggtgacactcaatcgactgagcctcTGAGTTAAAGTCTTTAAAGGCACCTGAGACAATATAAAGTGAAAGGGTTTTAGATCCTTGCATTAATGGGACTGTAGGTACTGTTTCTCttttaaagtgttaaaaagaatacgaatttcctgtttttaattttactgtcaTTGTGTAAAATCGGTGTTAGgattttgttgagattttatgATGATttatgctataaataaataaacccagagctaattttaagtgttaatttaaattgaatttaaaattttaattttaatgatggcATAAGGGCATGCAAAATTACTTtgatacacacatgtgtatgtcaTTACTAAGAGAAAAACAATCCTTTACTAGGAGTGGTTGAAAGCTCGTAAATATAAAAGCCAAAGTGTGTGTTCTCTGAACTCTGCtatgaataatgtatagaaatactcagttttattactctttttcattttttgcgTTCTGGTACAGGATACTTTGACGATGCTTTGGAAGATTTCAAGAAGGTATTAGACTTAAATCCTGGATTCCAAGATGCTACTTTGAGCTTAAAACAGACTATtctagacaaagaagaaaaacaaagaagaattaatgaaaaaaattattgaaagttTTAGCATAATTGAAATATTAACACATGATCCTTATACCTGGCATCTCGTTGCTTGTAATGTCAAGTTAGGTGTTGAGCTATTTCGATTTATATTTAAGGTAGAGATTCATTATTAGCACTGAAAGTTAAGTGATGTATTTAAAGTAGTTAATTTCAGATTGAGTAACTATGTTGAATAAGTTGCTTTTTATaaagtgtaaataaataataccaaGGTATAGTGTGTTATTAcagtaaaatattcaaagaagagtGTGGCATTTTCTTCagtaaaactatattttttgttgttttctattcccaactttgtatttaaaaaatttggcaTCTACAGAAAAGTTGAAGTACAATACAACGAACATCTATAAACTCTTCACTTGGATTCGCTAGTTGTTACCATTGGAccacatttgctttctctctgtatttaaatatataaattttgctGAACCATTTGAAAAGAAGTTGCAGATATCCCAATACTTTACCCCTAAATGTTTCAGTCTGTGGCTTCTAAGAATCGAGACATCCTCCACTGCAGCTGCAATACCATTATAGTAcctcataaaattaataattctgtaATATCGTCCATACCCAGCCCATGTTCGAATTTCCCTGATTGCTTCCACCGTGTCTCACGTAGCGTTTTATTTCTGGACCTGGAATGAATCAAGTTACATTGCCTTTTGTTGTTGTATCTCTTTGAGTTCTTCTAATCTAGAATAGTTCCCTGCCATTTTCTCCCTGTGGCATTCACCTGGCGAGCAAAGCTTTATATAGCTAAGCTACAGAGATGCCACATCGgggcttaaaaacaaacacatgttcTACATGCGAACAATTTGAAAGCAGTCTAGATTTTCTCCAGAAATCATTGATAAGATAGgttgatatttaaatatgtaagtcTTCTGTCTCTGGATAATGACAGGAGTTATCGTCATCAACATTTATTGACTACTCACTACAAGCCAAGTACTCTTCAGACTCTGTGTAATGAATTAGGAATTGGAAGGGGGTGGATAGAGAGGTGAGGAACTGAGAAAAGCACTTCATAAAcataaggcttaaaaaaaaatctgatttatttgGGTGCTGTCAATAAACAGGCTGATAAAGCTGTCTAGAATGGGCAAGAAGGGGGAGACAAGACAATGCCGTATCTCTTccacgtttttgtttgtttttattgttgaggtTTGACTTTCAAAGATACATATCCTCCATCTTGCGATCGCCCACACCCTTTTACTGTTGCCGTGGGAAAAACTGTTTTGGGGTGGCAGTGACCCTCGGGAGGAGGAAGGCCAGGGCATTTGCCCGGTGGCTTTCGAGGAAGATGTGCTGTTAGTTCTCTGGCCGGCCCAGAGGCAAGCACCGGATCGGCCTTAAAGGGCTGTTTCGAGTTCAAGAGGTCTCGTGAAGCAGAAGAAGTAATTGCCCAGCTTGTAGTTCATAAACAATATCTGACAAAATACATGGAGAATTTGGGCTGCAGGTGAATGagtatttttgaaaagaagtttGAAAGGAAACTGAAAGTATCCATATCTCTGGAATTCTTCACATTTTCCAGCGTGgcttctctttccatttgttggaaatgtctttaaaacaatttgtaaagttgcattaaaatgtgaaaaaaaaaaatctctcttaaaacttttatttaaaaagcaaagtccATAGGCCTTGGGAGAACTTCAAGCCCTTCTATCcagaatatcaaatatttatataacgCTCCAgtaactttgttttctcttggctTCTATTCTCTTTTCCCTACTGTTGACTGGGGTCAGAagtaatatgaaaaacaaaaaccaatcccacccccccaccccgcccaacTCCGTAAAagaatttatttggttttttagaTTCAACATTTCTTCATCCTTTAtcggaagaaaagaaaatcactgaagGTCTGAATCAGCACTTGCTAATTAGAACCCAGGCACGGCTTTTTCTCTTGTTACTGGAAATAACTGAAGAATAATGTATTTTCATCACTTCAAAACTTCAGGCATTATGCATCCAGATAGTAAATTTCTGATTGACTAAATAATACCTTTGCTATGTGCcttaaagatattcttttttgtgTGCTATTACTCAGATTTCTCGTATTTTAGTATTTCTACTAGAAAAGTACCCAAACGAtgtcattttccagtttttctctctgcaaaaacaAGGCAGAAAATTGTGATTTGTTACAAAGTACCGTAAGATAGAATAAATGGACGTAAGTTACTTTTGAGCTTAGAAAATAACTCTTCCACCAGTTGAAAGCCGGgaactatttatttttgctgaaatCTAGAACTGAATGAAGCCTGAGGACTTAACTTTCCGACAACAAACTACAGTCTGCTAGTGGAACAGCAAACTAAATTTCCAGGTCAGCTTTTAATCATTATCTCTTTGCCCTCTCCTGGCTCTTCTCTggtgttttcttctttcactggcctttctacccttcccccactctcaacATAAATCTTGGCCCCCTGTCACCGTCCAGGTCTTAAGTCTCTTCTCAGTGGGTGTGATAGATGTCAACCTGCCTTCAGGGCAAATCAATTTGGCATTTACACTGATCTTCATCTCAGTACCAAGTCTAatcccctttaaaattttaactcagTTTCAAGTAATTAATTAAGCCTCTTTCTTGCTTAACAGCGTTTGTCCCTGAAAATGTTTCTAGTTGaaaagctattataaaaaaaaaaaaaaatccattccatTAAGTTTAACTGGAAAAATTATGAATTCCATTTTAGCCCAAGATACCCAAATAGTTTTCACaggtagaaaaatatattaattgagCAATGAAGACAAGTTTATATAAGTAATAGGAATTTGAAATCACATAATTACATTTACAACAATTACATCAAGTGTTATGTCATGAATGTTGGcttatactcatttttttcttcctgtactattaaaaaaaaagctttattgagacataactCACATAGCATACAATTCACCcccttaaagtgtacaattcaattttttttttttttttgaacatattCAGTTTCTGTCCCGCTTTTAAAAGCAAGTTTTCAGCATTTTTGGGTTTCATGGTCCTCTTGTAAACTGCACTTACTGAAGTTATAACAGAAAAACACTTTGGGGCAAATGAAGGGCTAAACAGTACCTAAGAGCTTACACACAAAACAGATGGGGAGTCCTGAAGGATCGTCTCATCCCCTAAGTAGCACAATGCCAACTGAGTACACGGGAGGCTGTGGCTCTGCCCGAAGCTGACATTGGAATTTCACTTCTGCAGCACATTTACGTGTTTGAATGAACaggttgttatttttaaaaagtgctgacAAACACATGGTATAACGTTTCAAGACCCTAGTGAAAAGCCAACAGTCGCTACGTGAGCTAAGTGTGTTATTATAACAGCTTCTAGATGAATTCATGTTTTGGTGTTTTCCATACTTCTCaaaaatgtgacaataaattatgggAAAGGGATTCCAGTTAAAATGGCATttggtcagagacagagagatttgtTGAATTTCACATCTGATGTCAGAGGGCTTAAAAACAAACGCCATTACATTctttacaaaaaggaaagaagatgagaAATACAATTGTGTTTTTTTGAGAAGCAAAGCAATTGGTAAGATTTAAAAACacagtttgtatcttttaaaatcacaagCAGATGAAAGGACACATCCAAAAGGCAAATGATAAAAGATGTAGCAAAAGACAAACGATAAAAGAACCCCAAAAGGGAAGCCCACAAAGAAATTCTGACCTGAGAATACGCATAAACAGAGTGAACTCAGAGCACAGCAGTGTCCTCCCAGGTTTGTGTGTCTGTCAGCATATAATCTCACGTGCAACAACACAATGAAGGAGGTCTTGTTTTTCATAAAGGGTGAAGCTGGGGCTGAGAAATTCAGTAACTTGCTCAAAATGATGTTCCAAAATCCATGTAAACGTTCGAAACTGCAGTTAGTTATCAACTGATTTTTGTTGCTAGCATCAACTCAAAGCAgacatgagaatttttttttctttttttctttctttttttgtttttttgcctgcTACAAAATTTAAATCGCTGGTAAATTGTTTTAGTGTCCATCAAGGTGAGTACCAAACCAATATTAAAATTGGTTtttacaatggaacattactgcAATTCTAGAGTTCCTTGTTGGTAATTTTCCTTCTTGAttgaaaacagacacaaaagatGGTGAAAAGCAGATTAATATTATGAGCAAACtgcatttggaaaatggaaagcCACAGCTGCCAATATGTAAATTTGTATCTTATGTTAAGAAAaagtatccaacatctataaattAGGCAAAAGGAAGATTGCATGTCCTTTCAATAGCACACTGAGCACAGCCTAACAGACCCACCCAGGGACTATTTAATTCTCTGGGATTACATGTAATTTACAGATCTCTGTCCAGAGGAGAAGTAAATGATTTCTGTCTGGTAGAAATGATAACCCTAAAGATCATGGTTTTATCGCCCTGGCGGACATTAACCAGTTTTGATTCCAACCTAGTAACTTTATTCCCCAATTCTTTCTTCATTGACTGCAAATACTCAGTTCCTCGAATGCTCTTTTACTGTCTTGGTGTTTCTCTCATTCATGAGTTAAAAAGACATTTGTCACgtgttcattctgttttcttagaAGAGTCATGcatagttataaaaaaaaaaattttttttttaacgtttatttatttttgagagagagcaggaagaatagaaggagacacagaatcggaagcaggctccaggctcttgagctgtcagcacagagcccgacgccgggcttgaactcacaaattgtgagatcatgacctgagcccaagttggtcactcaaccgactgagccacccgggcaccccaagttGTGCGTAGAtttaaacaatttatatttttgcacttctattgaaaaaacaaaaccaactttaATAGAGTTTGCCATTATATAGTCTCTTAAGTTATTTCTCGCAGGACTACGAGAAAGGAGGGACTGGAAATTTCTACTGCCTGCTTATTTGAAATTTCAATAATTCTTGTTTGGATTATGTTGAGGTTTAATTGAGCTCCGAATGAAGTGGAGTATAGGGAAGGCCCTAACCTTAACTCACATACATGTAAGTACTCCCTTTAAAAGTAGGCAAAAGCTGCAGAGAATGTGttgtaaaaaaaaggaaagcgccccccccccccatcccaaccCCCAGGCCCTTTCCTGCTGTCACCCTGCAGAAGGAGCCACTGTTACATTGTATCTATCCTTCCAGACCTTTCTGGTTgtacaaataaatacacagacacacGTATGCATATGCATGTACAGAATTACGGCTTACGTATCATTATAAGGTAATTTAAATTATTGATTGTCTTGGACATTCTTCTTTGTAAGAACAGAGATCTGCCTCATTCTGCTTGGacccatgattttaaaaaatcacattaagaATGCTTGCcaattttttgttataaaa
Encoded proteins:
- the TTC32 gene encoding tetratricopeptide repeat protein 32, translated to MDGQQGQPSQASLALAQAHFNKGEYAEAETLYSAYIRQCACAGSEGAAPVSKCSPEDLATAYNNRGQIKYLRVDFYEAMDDYTSAIQVQPTFEVPYYNRGLILYRLGYFDDALEDFKKVLDLNPGFQDATLSLKQTILDKEEKQRRINEKNY